A single Anopheles funestus chromosome 2RL, idAnoFuneDA-416_04, whole genome shotgun sequence DNA region contains:
- the LOC125761870 gene encoding kinesin light chain: MTQMAQEEIVSNTKTVMQGLEALRVEHVTLMNNLSEGSKTDPDKMEIVKKNMENIELGLSEAQVIVMLFAHLQNIEAEKQKLRTQVKRLCQENVWLRDELAITQQKLQTSEQSVAQLEEEKKHLEFMASVKKYDEIQENEDNLEKSRTDPVVELFPEDEAEERNNMSPTPPNQFANHANAGYEIPARLRTLHNLVIQYASQGRYEVAVPLCKQALEDLEKTSGHDHPDVATMLNILALVYRDQNKYKEAANLLNDALTIREKTLGENHPAVAATLNNLAVLYGKRGKYKDAEPLCKRALEIRENVLGKSHPDVAKQLNNLALLCQNQAKYEEVEMYYKRALEIYEMKLGGDDPNVAKTLNNLASCYLKQGKYKEAEMLYKEVLTRAHEREFGAINGENKPIWQVAEEREENKLKNRENTPYGEYGGWHKAAKVDSPTVTTTLKNLGALYRRQGKYEAADTLEDCALRSKKEALDLVKQSKVLGVADDNKRQKSGNSKDENDDHNKRVHK, translated from the exons ATGACACAAATGGCTCAAGAAGAAATTGTCTCGAATACCAAAACGGTAATGCAGGGCTTGGAAGCCCTTCGTGTAGAGCATGTTACACTGATGAATAACCTCTCGGAGGGTAGCAAAACCGATCCGGACAAGATGGAAATCGTGAAGAAGAATATGGAGAATATTGAGCTCGGGCTAAGCGAAGCACAG GTTATCGTGATGCTGTTTGCTCATCTTCAAAACATCGAAgccgaaaagcaaaaactacGCACGCAGGTAAAACGGCTCTGCCAGGAGAATGTGTGGTTGCGTGACGAGTTGGCGATCACGCAGCAAAAGCTGCAAACTTCCGAACAGAGCGTTGCACagctagaagaagaaaagaaacatctaGAGTTTATGGCTTCGGTGAAAAAGTACGACGAGATACAagaaaatgaggacaatttggAAAAATCGCGCACAGACCCAGTAGTTGAACTGTTCCCGGAAGATGAAGCAGAGGAGCGAAACAACATGTCACCGACGCCACCAAATCAATTTGCGAACCACGCAAATGCAGGATACGAAATACCGGCCCGATTGCGTACGCTTCACAATCTGGTTATACAGTACGCGTCGCAAGGACGGTACGAGGTAGCAGTACCGCTGTGCAAACAGGCTCTAGAAGACCTGGAGAAAACCAGCGGACATGATCATCCCGATGTAGCCACGATGTTGAACATCTTGGCGTTAGTATACAGAGATCAG AACAAGTATAAGGAGGCAGCCAACCTGCTGAACGATGCCCTTACAATACGCGAGAAAACTCTCGGCGAAAATCATCCGGCCGTTGCTGCTACATTGAACAACCTGGCCGTTTTGTACGGTAAGCGGGGCAAATACAAGGATGCCGAACCGCTTTGCAAACGTGCACTTGAGATAAGAGAAAATGTGCTCGGTAAATCGCATCCCGATGTGGCCAAGCAGTTGAACAACTTGGCACTTCTTTGCCAAAATCAG GCAAAATACGAGGAAGTTGAAATGTATTACAAGCGAGCGCTagaaatttatgaaatgaaactAGGTGGTGACGATCCGAACGTAGCGAAGACTCTCAACAATCTTGCCAGCTGCTACCTGAAACAAGGCAAATACAAGGAAGCAGAAATGCTGTACAAGGAGGTGCTAACGAGAGCACACGagcgggaatttggtgcaattaatggagaaaacaaaccaatctGGCAGGTGGCCGAAGAGCGGGAGGAGAACAAATTGAAGAACCGAGAAAACACACCGTATGGTGAGTACGGTGGGTGGCACAAGGCAGCCAAGGTTGACTCTCCCACCGTCACCACGACCCTGAAAAATCTCGGTGCTCTGTATAGAAGGCAGGGCAAGTACGAGGCGGCAGACACGCTGGAAGATTGTGCTCTACGAAGCAAGAAAGAG GCGCTGGATTTGGTGAAACAGTCGAAAGTGCTCGGTGTAGCGGACGATAACAAGCGCCAGAAGAGCGGCAACAGCaaagatgaaaatgatgatCACAACAAACGTGTGCACAAATAG